A window of Ammospiza nelsoni isolate bAmmNel1 chromosome 19, bAmmNel1.pri, whole genome shotgun sequence contains these coding sequences:
- the HGS gene encoding hepatocyte growth factor-regulated tyrosine kinase substrate isoform X2, producing the protein MGRGGGTFERLLDKATSQLLLETDWESILQICDMIRQGDTQAKYAVSAIKKKVNDKNPHVALYALEVMESVVKNCGQTVHDEVANKQTMEELKEILKRQVETSVRSKILYLIQAWAHAFRNEPKYKVVQDTYQIMKVEGHVFPEFKESDAMFAAERAPDWVDAEECHRCRVQFGVVTRKHHCRACGQIFCGKCSSKYSTIPKFGIEKEVRVCEPCYEHLNKKTEGKAAATSELPPEYLTSPLSQQSQLPPKRDETALQEEEELQLAIALSQSEAEEKERMRQKTTYSMYPKAEPTPVTSSAPPVSTLYSPPVNSSAPLAEDIDPELARYLNRNYWEKKQEEVRKSPTPSAPLSLTEPAVQPGDAHPAPLGVVEQQYQNGESEENHEQFLKALQNAVTTFVNRMKSNHMRGRSITNDSAVLSLFQSINNMHPQLLELLNQLDERRLYYEGLQDKLAQIRDARGALNALREEHQEKLRRAAEEAERQRQIQLAQKLEIMRQKKQEYLEMQRQLAIQRLQEQEKERQLRLEQQKQTIQMRAQMPAFSLPYAQLQAMPAASGVIYQPSGPTSFPGTFSPAGSVEGSPMHSVYMNQAAQGGTGPYAAMPGTDPSMVNAYMYQAGASSGQGPQQGPAVPTTTPAYSSYQPTPTQGYQTAASQSQSIPAISQAPQSGTMGYMGSQSVSMGYQPYSMQGLMSALPGQDTALSSLPAQQSYLPGQQPLYQQVAPAGGPPQQQPPAAPAPGQQPPGSGEAQLISFD; encoded by the exons AtggggcgcggcggcggcaccTTCGAGCGGCTCCTCG ATAAGGCCACgagccagctcctgctggagacAGACTGGGAATCCATCCTGCAGATCTGCGACATGATCCGCCAGGGCGACACGCA GGCGAAATACGCCGTCAGCGCCATCAAGAAGAAGGTGAATGACAAGAATCCCCACGTGGCCCTGTACGCGCTGGAG GTCATGGAGTCGGTGGTTAAAAACTGTGGCCAAACAGTCCATGACGAGGTGGCCAATAAACAGAccatggaggagctgaaggaaaTACTCAAG AGGCAAGTGGAGACAAGTGTCCGCAGTAAGATCCTGTACCTCATCCAGGCCTGGGCTCACGCCTTCCGCAACGAGCCCAAGTACAAGGTGGTGCAGGACACCTACCAGATCATGAAGGTTGAAG ggcaCGTCTTCCCGGAGTTCAAGGAGAGCGACGCCATGTTCGCTGCAGAGAGG GCTCCAGACTGGGTGGATGCAGAGGAGTGCCACAGGTGCCGAGTGCAGTTTGGTGTCGTGACGCGCAAg CACCACTGCCGGGCCTGCGGGCAGATCTTCTGTGGAAAATGCTCCTCCAAGTATTCCACCATCCCCAAGTTTGGGATTGAGAAAGAAGTGAGAGTCTGTGAGCCCTGCTACGAGCATCTCAACAA GAAAACTGAGGGTAAAGCTGCTGCCACCTCCGAACTGCCCCCTGAGTACCTGACCAGCCCCCTCTCTCAGCAGTCCCAG CTGCCTCCAAAGCGTGATgagacagctctgcaggaggaagaggagctccagctggcTATTGCCTTGTCTCAGTCAGAGgctgaggagaaggagagaatg aGGCAGAAAACAACCTACTCCATGTATCCCAAGGCTGAGCCCACTCCTGTCACGTCCTCGGCTCCCCCAGTCAGCACACTCTACTCCCCACCCGTG AATTCCTCTGCTCCCTTGGCCGAGGACATTGACCCAGAG CTGGCTCGGTACCTGAACCGCAACTACTGGGAGAAGAAGCAGGAGGAGGTTCGCAAGAGCCCCACACCGTCAGCACCCCTGTCCCTGACAGAGCCTGCTGTGCAGCCTGGGGATGCCCACCCTGCCCCTCTTGGGGTGGTTGAG cagcagTACCAGAACGGTGAGTCCGAGGAGAACCACGAGCAATTCCTGAAGGCACTGCAGAACGCGGTCACCACGTTCGTCAACCGCATGAAGAGCAACCACATGCGAGGCCGCAGCATCACCAACGACTCTGCCGTGTTGTCCCTCTTCCAGTCCATCAACAACATGCACccgcagctgctggagctgctcaacCAGCTGGACGAGCGCAGGC tgtACTATGAGGGCCTGCAGGACAAGCTGGCCCAGATCCGCGACGCGCGCGGGGCCCTGAACGCGCTGCGGGAGGAGCACCAGGAGAAGCTGCGCCGTGCCGCGGAGGAGGCAGAGCGCCAGCGCCAGATCCAGCTGGCACAGAAGCTGGAGATCATGAGGCAGAAGAAGCAG GAGTACCTGGAGATGCAGCGTCAGCTGGccatccagaggctgcaggagcaggagaaggagaggcagctgcgcctggagcagcagaagcagacTATCCAGATGAGAGCCCAGATGCCAGCTTTCTCCCTGCCTTATGCTCAG CTCCAGGCCATGCCCGCAGCCAGTGGGGTGATCTACCAGCCCTCTGGGCCCACCAGCTTCCCTGGCACGttcagcccagctggctctgtgGAGGGCTCTCCCATGCACAGTGTGTACATGAACCAGGCTGCACAAGGGGGAACCGGGCCCTACGCTGCCATGCCCGGCACTG ATCCCAGCATGGTGAATGCCTACATGTACCAGGCAGGTgccagcagcgggcaggggcctCAGCAGGGGCCAGCGGTGCCCACCACCACCCCTGCATATTCATCCTACCAGCCCACACCCACGCAGGGCTACCAG ACTGCAGCCTCACAGTCGCAGAGCATCCCAGCCATCTCCCAGGCACCCCAGTCGGGCACCATGGGCTACATGGGCAGCCAGTCTGTCTCCATGGGCTACCAGCCCTACAGCATGCAG GGTCTTATGTCTGCCCTGCCGggccaggacacagctctgagcagcctgccagcccagcagtcGTACCTGCCCGGGCAGCAGCCCCTCTACCAACAG gtggcCCCAGCTGGGGGtcccccccagcagcagcccccggCAGCGCCTGCccccgggcagcagcccccGGGCAGCGGGGAGGCCCAGCTCATCTCGTTTGACTGA
- the HGS gene encoding hepatocyte growth factor-regulated tyrosine kinase substrate isoform X1, whose protein sequence is MGRGGGTFERLLDKATSQLLLETDWESILQICDMIRQGDTQAKYAVSAIKKKVNDKNPHVALYALEVMESVVKNCGQTVHDEVANKQTMEELKEILKRQVETSVRSKILYLIQAWAHAFRNEPKYKVVQDTYQIMKVEGHVFPEFKESDAMFAAERAPDWVDAEECHRCRVQFGVVTRKHHCRACGQIFCGKCSSKYSTIPKFGIEKEVRVCEPCYEHLNKKTEGKAAATSELPPEYLTSPLSQQSQVSSCPIGDLVILTCLLIPLLTTSLSFHLQLPPKRDETALQEEEELQLAIALSQSEAEEKERMRQKTTYSMYPKAEPTPVTSSAPPVSTLYSPPVNSSAPLAEDIDPELARYLNRNYWEKKQEEVRKSPTPSAPLSLTEPAVQPGDAHPAPLGVVEQYQNGESEENHEQFLKALQNAVTTFVNRMKSNHMRGRSITNDSAVLSLFQSINNMHPQLLELLNQLDERRLYYEGLQDKLAQIRDARGALNALREEHQEKLRRAAEEAERQRQIQLAQKLEIMRQKKQEYLEMQRQLAIQRLQEQEKERQLRLEQQKQTIQMRAQMPAFSLPYAQLQAMPAASGVIYQPSGPTSFPGTFSPAGSVEGSPMHSVYMNQAAQGGTGPYAAMPGTDPSMVNAYMYQAGASSGQGPQQGPAVPTTTPAYSSYQPTPTQGYQTAASQSQSIPAISQAPQSGTMGYMGSQSVSMGYQPYSMQGLMSALPGQDTALSSLPAQQSYLPGQQPLYQQVAPAGGPPQQQPPAAPAPGQQPPGSGEAQLISFD, encoded by the exons AtggggcgcggcggcggcaccTTCGAGCGGCTCCTCG ATAAGGCCACgagccagctcctgctggagacAGACTGGGAATCCATCCTGCAGATCTGCGACATGATCCGCCAGGGCGACACGCA GGCGAAATACGCCGTCAGCGCCATCAAGAAGAAGGTGAATGACAAGAATCCCCACGTGGCCCTGTACGCGCTGGAG GTCATGGAGTCGGTGGTTAAAAACTGTGGCCAAACAGTCCATGACGAGGTGGCCAATAAACAGAccatggaggagctgaaggaaaTACTCAAG AGGCAAGTGGAGACAAGTGTCCGCAGTAAGATCCTGTACCTCATCCAGGCCTGGGCTCACGCCTTCCGCAACGAGCCCAAGTACAAGGTGGTGCAGGACACCTACCAGATCATGAAGGTTGAAG ggcaCGTCTTCCCGGAGTTCAAGGAGAGCGACGCCATGTTCGCTGCAGAGAGG GCTCCAGACTGGGTGGATGCAGAGGAGTGCCACAGGTGCCGAGTGCAGTTTGGTGTCGTGACGCGCAAg CACCACTGCCGGGCCTGCGGGCAGATCTTCTGTGGAAAATGCTCCTCCAAGTATTCCACCATCCCCAAGTTTGGGATTGAGAAAGAAGTGAGAGTCTGTGAGCCCTGCTACGAGCATCTCAACAA GAAAACTGAGGGTAAAGCTGCTGCCACCTCCGAACTGCCCCCTGAGTACCTGACCAGCCCCCTCTCTCAGCAGTCCCAGGTGAGCAGCTGCCCCATAGGTGATCTGGTGATCCTGACCTGTTTGTTGATCCCATTACTGACCACCTCCTTATCTTTCCACTTGCAGCTGCCTCCAAAGCGTGATgagacagctctgcaggaggaagaggagctccagctggcTATTGCCTTGTCTCAGTCAGAGgctgaggagaaggagagaatg aGGCAGAAAACAACCTACTCCATGTATCCCAAGGCTGAGCCCACTCCTGTCACGTCCTCGGCTCCCCCAGTCAGCACACTCTACTCCCCACCCGTG AATTCCTCTGCTCCCTTGGCCGAGGACATTGACCCAGAG CTGGCTCGGTACCTGAACCGCAACTACTGGGAGAAGAAGCAGGAGGAGGTTCGCAAGAGCCCCACACCGTCAGCACCCCTGTCCCTGACAGAGCCTGCTGTGCAGCCTGGGGATGCCCACCCTGCCCCTCTTGGGGTGGTTGAG cagTACCAGAACGGTGAGTCCGAGGAGAACCACGAGCAATTCCTGAAGGCACTGCAGAACGCGGTCACCACGTTCGTCAACCGCATGAAGAGCAACCACATGCGAGGCCGCAGCATCACCAACGACTCTGCCGTGTTGTCCCTCTTCCAGTCCATCAACAACATGCACccgcagctgctggagctgctcaacCAGCTGGACGAGCGCAGGC tgtACTATGAGGGCCTGCAGGACAAGCTGGCCCAGATCCGCGACGCGCGCGGGGCCCTGAACGCGCTGCGGGAGGAGCACCAGGAGAAGCTGCGCCGTGCCGCGGAGGAGGCAGAGCGCCAGCGCCAGATCCAGCTGGCACAGAAGCTGGAGATCATGAGGCAGAAGAAGCAG GAGTACCTGGAGATGCAGCGTCAGCTGGccatccagaggctgcaggagcaggagaaggagaggcagctgcgcctggagcagcagaagcagacTATCCAGATGAGAGCCCAGATGCCAGCTTTCTCCCTGCCTTATGCTCAG CTCCAGGCCATGCCCGCAGCCAGTGGGGTGATCTACCAGCCCTCTGGGCCCACCAGCTTCCCTGGCACGttcagcccagctggctctgtgGAGGGCTCTCCCATGCACAGTGTGTACATGAACCAGGCTGCACAAGGGGGAACCGGGCCCTACGCTGCCATGCCCGGCACTG ATCCCAGCATGGTGAATGCCTACATGTACCAGGCAGGTgccagcagcgggcaggggcctCAGCAGGGGCCAGCGGTGCCCACCACCACCCCTGCATATTCATCCTACCAGCCCACACCCACGCAGGGCTACCAG ACTGCAGCCTCACAGTCGCAGAGCATCCCAGCCATCTCCCAGGCACCCCAGTCGGGCACCATGGGCTACATGGGCAGCCAGTCTGTCTCCATGGGCTACCAGCCCTACAGCATGCAG GGTCTTATGTCTGCCCTGCCGggccaggacacagctctgagcagcctgccagcccagcagtcGTACCTGCCCGGGCAGCAGCCCCTCTACCAACAG gtggcCCCAGCTGGGGGtcccccccagcagcagcccccggCAGCGCCTGCccccgggcagcagcccccGGGCAGCGGGGAGGCCCAGCTCATCTCGTTTGACTGA
- the HGS gene encoding hepatocyte growth factor-regulated tyrosine kinase substrate isoform X3, with amino-acid sequence MGRGGGTFERLLDKATSQLLLETDWESILQICDMIRQGDTQAKYAVSAIKKKVNDKNPHVALYALEVMESVVKNCGQTVHDEVANKQTMEELKEILKRQVETSVRSKILYLIQAWAHAFRNEPKYKVVQDTYQIMKVEGHVFPEFKESDAMFAAERAPDWVDAEECHRCRVQFGVVTRKHHCRACGQIFCGKCSSKYSTIPKFGIEKEVRVCEPCYEHLNKKTEGKAAATSELPPEYLTSPLSQQSQLPPKRDETALQEEEELQLAIALSQSEAEEKERMRQKTTYSMYPKAEPTPVTSSAPPVSTLYSPPVNSSAPLAEDIDPELARYLNRNYWEKKQEEVRKSPTPSAPLSLTEPAVQPGDAHPAPLGVVEQYQNGESEENHEQFLKALQNAVTTFVNRMKSNHMRGRSITNDSAVLSLFQSINNMHPQLLELLNQLDERRLYYEGLQDKLAQIRDARGALNALREEHQEKLRRAAEEAERQRQIQLAQKLEIMRQKKQEYLEMQRQLAIQRLQEQEKERQLRLEQQKQTIQMRAQMPAFSLPYAQLQAMPAASGVIYQPSGPTSFPGTFSPAGSVEGSPMHSVYMNQAAQGGTGPYAAMPGTDPSMVNAYMYQAGASSGQGPQQGPAVPTTTPAYSSYQPTPTQGYQTAASQSQSIPAISQAPQSGTMGYMGSQSVSMGYQPYSMQGLMSALPGQDTALSSLPAQQSYLPGQQPLYQQVAPAGGPPQQQPPAAPAPGQQPPGSGEAQLISFD; translated from the exons AtggggcgcggcggcggcaccTTCGAGCGGCTCCTCG ATAAGGCCACgagccagctcctgctggagacAGACTGGGAATCCATCCTGCAGATCTGCGACATGATCCGCCAGGGCGACACGCA GGCGAAATACGCCGTCAGCGCCATCAAGAAGAAGGTGAATGACAAGAATCCCCACGTGGCCCTGTACGCGCTGGAG GTCATGGAGTCGGTGGTTAAAAACTGTGGCCAAACAGTCCATGACGAGGTGGCCAATAAACAGAccatggaggagctgaaggaaaTACTCAAG AGGCAAGTGGAGACAAGTGTCCGCAGTAAGATCCTGTACCTCATCCAGGCCTGGGCTCACGCCTTCCGCAACGAGCCCAAGTACAAGGTGGTGCAGGACACCTACCAGATCATGAAGGTTGAAG ggcaCGTCTTCCCGGAGTTCAAGGAGAGCGACGCCATGTTCGCTGCAGAGAGG GCTCCAGACTGGGTGGATGCAGAGGAGTGCCACAGGTGCCGAGTGCAGTTTGGTGTCGTGACGCGCAAg CACCACTGCCGGGCCTGCGGGCAGATCTTCTGTGGAAAATGCTCCTCCAAGTATTCCACCATCCCCAAGTTTGGGATTGAGAAAGAAGTGAGAGTCTGTGAGCCCTGCTACGAGCATCTCAACAA GAAAACTGAGGGTAAAGCTGCTGCCACCTCCGAACTGCCCCCTGAGTACCTGACCAGCCCCCTCTCTCAGCAGTCCCAG CTGCCTCCAAAGCGTGATgagacagctctgcaggaggaagaggagctccagctggcTATTGCCTTGTCTCAGTCAGAGgctgaggagaaggagagaatg aGGCAGAAAACAACCTACTCCATGTATCCCAAGGCTGAGCCCACTCCTGTCACGTCCTCGGCTCCCCCAGTCAGCACACTCTACTCCCCACCCGTG AATTCCTCTGCTCCCTTGGCCGAGGACATTGACCCAGAG CTGGCTCGGTACCTGAACCGCAACTACTGGGAGAAGAAGCAGGAGGAGGTTCGCAAGAGCCCCACACCGTCAGCACCCCTGTCCCTGACAGAGCCTGCTGTGCAGCCTGGGGATGCCCACCCTGCCCCTCTTGGGGTGGTTGAG cagTACCAGAACGGTGAGTCCGAGGAGAACCACGAGCAATTCCTGAAGGCACTGCAGAACGCGGTCACCACGTTCGTCAACCGCATGAAGAGCAACCACATGCGAGGCCGCAGCATCACCAACGACTCTGCCGTGTTGTCCCTCTTCCAGTCCATCAACAACATGCACccgcagctgctggagctgctcaacCAGCTGGACGAGCGCAGGC tgtACTATGAGGGCCTGCAGGACAAGCTGGCCCAGATCCGCGACGCGCGCGGGGCCCTGAACGCGCTGCGGGAGGAGCACCAGGAGAAGCTGCGCCGTGCCGCGGAGGAGGCAGAGCGCCAGCGCCAGATCCAGCTGGCACAGAAGCTGGAGATCATGAGGCAGAAGAAGCAG GAGTACCTGGAGATGCAGCGTCAGCTGGccatccagaggctgcaggagcaggagaaggagaggcagctgcgcctggagcagcagaagcagacTATCCAGATGAGAGCCCAGATGCCAGCTTTCTCCCTGCCTTATGCTCAG CTCCAGGCCATGCCCGCAGCCAGTGGGGTGATCTACCAGCCCTCTGGGCCCACCAGCTTCCCTGGCACGttcagcccagctggctctgtgGAGGGCTCTCCCATGCACAGTGTGTACATGAACCAGGCTGCACAAGGGGGAACCGGGCCCTACGCTGCCATGCCCGGCACTG ATCCCAGCATGGTGAATGCCTACATGTACCAGGCAGGTgccagcagcgggcaggggcctCAGCAGGGGCCAGCGGTGCCCACCACCACCCCTGCATATTCATCCTACCAGCCCACACCCACGCAGGGCTACCAG ACTGCAGCCTCACAGTCGCAGAGCATCCCAGCCATCTCCCAGGCACCCCAGTCGGGCACCATGGGCTACATGGGCAGCCAGTCTGTCTCCATGGGCTACCAGCCCTACAGCATGCAG GGTCTTATGTCTGCCCTGCCGggccaggacacagctctgagcagcctgccagcccagcagtcGTACCTGCCCGGGCAGCAGCCCCTCTACCAACAG gtggcCCCAGCTGGGGGtcccccccagcagcagcccccggCAGCGCCTGCccccgggcagcagcccccGGGCAGCGGGGAGGCCCAGCTCATCTCGTTTGACTGA
- the MRPL12 gene encoding large ribosomal subunit protein bL12m, whose amino-acid sequence MLPAALPAARRALLPRSPLLPLPLRPPPPRRGAPAGLRALGTGPARRSEALAGAPLDTAAKEYSPKVRQLVRDIAGLTLLEVADLNALLKETLKIPDVGVMPAAAAASLLPAQAAPQEEEEEVVPLKKEKTHFTVRLTEFKAADKVKLIKEVKNFVPGVNLVQAKKLVESLPQEIKANASKEEAEKIKAALEAAGGTVVLE is encoded by the exons ATGCTGCCCGCCGCGctgcccgccgcccgccgggcGCTGCTCCCGCGGTCCCCGCTGCTCCCGCTGCCGctccggccgccgccgccgcgccgcggGGCCCCCGCCGGGCTGCGGGCGCTCGGCACCGGCCCCGCGCGGCGCTCGGAGGCGCTGGCCGGGGCGCCGCTGGACACGGCCGCCAAGGAGTACTCGCCCAAGGTGCGGCAGCTGGTGCGGGACATCGCGGGGCTGACGCTGCTGGAGGTGGCCGATCTCAACGCGCTGCTCAAG GAGACGCTGAAGATCCCGGACGTGGGGGTGAtgcccgcggccgccgccgcctccctgCTGCCCGCCCAGGCGGCTCCGCAG gaggaggaggaggaggtggtcCCGCTCAAGAAGGAGAAAACTCATTTCACCGTCCGGCTGACCGAGTTTAAAGCCGCTGACAAGGTGAAGCTGATCAAGGAGGTGAAGAACTTCGTGCCTGGAGTGAACCTGGTGCAG GCAAAGAAGCTGGTGGAGTCCCTTCCGCAGGAGATCAAGGCCAACGCCTCCaaggaggaagcagagaagATCAAAgcagcgctggaggcagcaggagggactGTTGTTCTGGAGTAG
- the SLC25A10 gene encoding LOW QUALITY PROTEIN: mitochondrial dicarboxylate carrier (The sequence of the model RefSeq protein was modified relative to this genomic sequence to represent the inferred CDS: inserted 1 base in 1 codon), with translation MRAGWERGFRSLRLPRSPQXRGCEPRARPTPFRYRERAWLNGRGRGHVPVRAWLVAAAAPMAEQRVSRWYFGGLASSGAACCTHPLDLLKVHLQTQQEVKMRMTGMALHVIRTDGFLALYNGLSASLCRQMTYSLTRFGIYESAKNRLSNQGPPPFYQKVLMAAAGGFTGGLVGTPADMVNVRMQNDMKQPPNQRRNYSHALDGMYRVFREEGVKSLFSGASVASIRGALVTVGQLSCYDQAKQLVLATGFLSDNVFTHFLSSVIAGLCATFLCQPLDVLKTRLMNSHGEYQGVAHCAVETAKLGPLAFYKGFVPAAVRLVPQTVLTFLFLEQLRKYFGIKVTT, from the exons ATGCGTGCGGGGTGGGAGCGAGGATTCCGGAGCCTGCGGCTGCCGCGTTCGCCGC GTCGGGGATGcgagccccgggcccgccccaCCCCCTTCCGGTACCGGGAGAGGGCGTGGCTTAACGGAAGAGGGCGTGGCCATGTCCCGGTGAGGGCGTGGCTTGTGGCAGCAGCGGCGCCCATGGCGGAGCAGCGCGTTTCGCGCTGGTACTTCGGCGGCCTCGCGTCGTCCGGGGCCGCCTGCTGCACGCACCCCCTGGATCTGCTGAAG GTGCACCTGCAGACGCAGCAGGAGGTGAAGATGAGGATGACGGGGATGGCGTTGCACGTGATCCGCACCGACGGCTTCCTGGCGCTCTACAACGGGCTGAGCGCCTCGCTGTGCCGGCAG ATGACATATTCCTTGACTCGCTTTGGCATCTATGAGAGCGCAAAGAACCGCCTGAGCAACCAGGGGCCTCCCCCCTTCTACCAGAAAGTGCtcatggctgcagcaggag GTTTCACTGGCGGGCTTGTGGGAACCCCGGCAGACATGGTGAACGTCAG GATGCAGAACGACATGAAGCAGCCGCCAAATCAGCGGCGCAA TTATTCCCATGCCCTGGATGGCATGTACCGTGTCTTCCGGGAAG AGGGCGTGAAGAGTCTCTTCTCAGGAGCATCAGTGGCATCAATCCGTGGGGCCCTTGTCACTGTTGGACAG CTTTCCTGTTATGACCAGGCCAAGCAGCTGGTTCTCGCTACTGGATTTCTGTCAGACAATGTCTTCACTCACTTCCTGTCCAGCGTCATCGCt ggcctgtgTGCCACattcctgtgccagcccctggaTGTGCTCAAGACCCGCCTCATGAACTCCCACGGGGAGTACCAG GGAGTCGCTCACTGTGCCGTGGAAACCGCCAAGCTCGGACCACTTGCCTTCTACAAG GGCTTCGTTCCTGCTGCTGTCCGGCTGGTTCCTCAGACTGTTCTCACCTTTCtgttcctggagcagctgcGCAAATATTTTGGGATCAAAGTGACCACCTGA